A stretch of the Zonotrichia albicollis isolate bZonAlb1 chromosome 29, bZonAlb1.hap1, whole genome shotgun sequence genome encodes the following:
- the JSRP1 gene encoding junctional sarcoplasmic reticulum protein 1, protein MPEPAPLGGDRRAAEKKQRVEKVGAKGSAAGPPVPRSLPVPSKAEPPSLDPAEEPLLWEGLTLNKCILVASVVALLSVTFQVLQAPCSKEGLARGRQEPPPPPVPEVVSPRVEIPEAVTAQPAPPPESSAVEEDDDDEDSDDDDDSEADSNLGEPWIFKKWFGRATPEDEDKDGDKDEDKGEDKDEDEDKDEDEDKDEEHADVPEVPTAVTEGKKSQEKKVEEEEEEEKEEKEKEKEESEEEEDEEEEKEEKKKEEKKEKAREGRAVHAERSSRREPRAKDRDRPGRAPRAPREPEQQPQRKRDRERRERKEKRRERDEPRREGWRGRPGRAEGGRESPRRDWKQQKGRRPWEPGRDGRAREGKRRD, encoded by the exons ATGCCCGAGCCAGCCCCACTCGGCGGGGACAGGAGAGCGGCGGAGAAGAAGCAGCGGGTGGAGAAGGTGGGAGCcaagggcagcgctgccggGCCGCCAG TCCCCAGGAgcctcccagtgcccagcaAGGCGGAGCCGCCCAGCCTGGACCCCGCGGAGGAGCCGCTGCTCTGGGAAGGGCTCACCCTCAACAAGTGCATCCTGGTGGCCTCGGTGGTGGCCCTGCTGAGCGTCACCTTCCAGGTGCTGCAAG CTCCATGCTCCAAGGAGGGACTCGCCCGCGGCCGCCAGGAGCCTCCACCTCCTCCCGTTCCCG agGTTGTGAGCCCCAGGGTGGAGATCCCAGAGGCGGTGACTGCCCAGCCTGCGCCGCCACCCGAGAGCAGCGCGGtggaggaggatgatgatgatgaagacaGTGACGATGATGATGACAGCGAAGCTGACAGCAACCTG ggagAACCCTGGATCTTCAAGAAATGGTTTGGCCGTGCAACACCAGAGGATGAGGACAAGGACGGGGACAAGGATGAGGACAAGGGGGAGGAcaaggatgaggatgaggacaaggatgaggatgaggacaAGGATGAAGAACATGCAGATGTCCCCGAGGTGCCAACGGCTGTGACAGAGGGGAAGAAGAGCCAGGAGAAaaaggtggaggaggaggaagaggaagaaaaggaggagaaggagaaagaaaaagaagagagtgaggaggaggaagatgaggaggaggagaaggaggagaagaagaaggaggagaagaaggagaaagccCGGGAAGGCCGAGCTGTCCATGCAGAGCGGAGCAGCCGGAGGGAGCCACGAgccaaggacagggacagacccGGCCGAGCCCCCCGGGCCCCCAGGGAGCCCGAGCAGCAGCCGCAGAGGAAACGGGACcgggagaggagggagaggaaggagaagcGGCGGGAGCGGGATGAGCCCaggagggaggggtggaggggccggcccggcagggctgaGGGCGGCCGGGAGAGCCCCAGGCGGGACTGGAAGCAGCAGAAGGGCAGGAGGCCCTGGGAGCCGGGCAGGGAcggcagggccagggagggcaAAAGGCGCGACTGA